CATCACCCACTTGTTGCTTAATTTGCGCAACCGCGTTTTCAATAATTGATTCTGATGTCCATAAAGCGTCACAAGCACAAATGTCTTTCACGAAATGCTCAAGCATTCGCAAGCCCTGGCGAGTATGAGTCACTTCAGGGTGGAACTGCACGCCGTAGAAGTTTTTCTCTTGATTCATCATGGCAGCAAACTCACAACTAGGAGTTTGCGCTACAGTGGTGAACCCTTCAGGAATAGCCGACACTTTATCACCGTGGCTCATCCATACATCTAACAATGCGTTGCCGTTTGGCGCTACAGCATCTTCAATCGCTTTAAACAACGGCGATTGAGCAACCACTTCAACTTGAGCATAACCAAATTCACGCTGGCCTTCGCCTTGAATAACCGCGCCGCCCAATTGCTCAGACATGGTTTGCATGCCGTAACAAATACCTAATACTGGTACTCCAGCGTTAAACACATACTCTGGAGCTCGAGGAGAGTCATTTTCAGTTACGCTTTCTGGGCCACCGGCCAAAATAATGCCGTTTGGTGCGAACTCGCGGATATCGGCTTCTTCTACATCCCAGCTCCACAATTCACAATAAACGCCTATTTCACGAATACGACGTGCGATAAGTTGGGTATATTGCGATCCAAAATCTAAAATTAGAATACGATGTTCGTGGATATCTCTGCTCATAATCACTTACTTTTAAAAAAGGCTGATAAAACTAAGCGCCTTGCGGCGCTTAGAGAAGAAAAACAAACTACCTAGGCTTAGCCCATACGGTAGTTAGGTGCTTCTTTAGTAATCGTTACGTCATGTACGTGACTCTCACCCATACCTGCGCTAGTTACACGCACAAACTCTGCTTTAGTATTTAGTTCATTGATAGTTGCACAACCGGTTAAACCCATGCATGAACGTAGTCCGCCCATTTGCTGGTGAATAATCGCTTTTACTGGACCTTTATAAGCTACGCGGCCTTCAATACCTTCTGGCACCAATTTGTCAGCAGCGTTGTCTGTTTGGAAGTAGCGATCTGATGAACCTTGAGACATTGCGCCAAGCGAGCCCATACCACGGTAAGACTTAAACGAACGGCCTTGGTAAAGTTCAATTTCACCAGGTGCTTCTTCAGTACCAGCAAACATGCTACCAACCATTACACAGGAGGCGCCAGCCACTAAGGCTTTTGCAATATCACCTGAGAAACGAATACCGCCGTCGGCGATAACCGGAATATCACGACCTTTCAGCGCTTCAACGGCATCAGCTACCGCAGTAATTTGTGGCACACCTACACCCGTTACAATACGCGTAGTACAGATTGAACCTGGGCCAATACCTACTTTAACCGCACTTACACCAGCGTCAGCCAAAGCTAGCGCGCCAGCGCCTGTTGCTACGTTACCGCCAACTATAGGCAGCTCTGGGTATTTTTCGTGAGTGGCTTTAATACGATCTAATACGCCTTGCGAATGGCCGTGAGACGAGTCGATTAACAATACGTCAACGCCCGCTTCAACTAAGGCGTCGATGCGCTCTTCGTTACCAGCACCAGCGCCTAC
The nucleotide sequence above comes from Agarivorans sp. Alg241-V36. Encoded proteins:
- the guaB gene encoding IMP dehydrogenase; translated protein: MLRISKEALTFDDVLLLPAHSEVLPNTANLATRLTKDIPLSIPMVSAAMDTVTEANFAIALAQEGGVGFIHKNMSIEQQAAEVRKVKKFEAGIVLEPITVTPELTLGQIAELRQIHGFAGFPVVTEANDLVGIVTGRDLRFETDFSKTVSQVMTPKERLVTTTDTSRDVVEKLMHEHRIEKMLVVDDAFKLTGLITVKDFKKAERKPNACKDSFGRLRVGAAVGAGAGNEERIDALVEAGVDVLLIDSSHGHSQGVLDRIKATHEKYPELPIVGGNVATGAGALALADAGVSAVKVGIGPGSICTTRIVTGVGVPQITAVADAVEALKGRDIPVIADGGIRFSGDIAKALVAGASCVMVGSMFAGTEEAPGEIELYQGRSFKSYRGMGSLGAMSQGSSDRYFQTDNAADKLVPEGIEGRVAYKGPVKAIIHQQMGGLRSCMGLTGCATINELNTKAEFVRVTSAGMGESHVHDVTITKEAPNYRMG